TCATAGCTGAAGCAAAAACTGTCGAAACTTACTGAATTTTGCTTCTTATACCTGGCTGATTTCAGGAGGATCTATGAAGGTCGTTGCATTTAATGGAAGCCCGAGGGTCGATGGCAACACAGATATTTTACTGGGAGAGACGCTCGGGGCAATCCAGGGGTCAGGGAATACGATCCTTTCGTTCAGATTGAATGATATGAACATCAGGCCCTGCCAGAACTGTGGCGCCTGCGAACAAACAGGCCTTTGTGTTATTGAAGATGATATGAAGGAGATCTATACCGCTATCAGGGAGGCAGAGAGGATTGTGGTCGCTTCCCCGATTTTTTTCTCTGGTCTTTCTGCACAGACAAAGATCATGATCGACAGATGCCAGGCCCTTTGGTGTGAAAAATATCTTTTAAAAAAGGCTATACCGGAAGGTCGGAATGGTCGAAAGGGACTGTTGATCCTCGTCGGCGGCACGAAGAAAGATATCGGGATACAGTGCGGAGATGCAACTGCAAAGGCCTTTTTCAGATCCGTCAGTATTCCCGTACATGAAACAGTGAGTTTTCTGGGCGTTGACAGGAAAGGCGCAGTCCTTGACCATCCGACAGCGTTGCTTGATGTCTATCGTGCCGGACAGCGTCTTGTAGCACCTTGAAAAGACAAATTAATCCCGCCTTGTTCTCTATTTATCCCAGATTTTTCATTAGGTTTAGCACTTGTATCGGAATGTCCCCACAAACACGCTCATTCCGCTCCAGCGGCTTGCTGTTATCGGGGCTTACGTCGCCCCCTCCACGAACAAAGTCCGTGGAGCCACCCCTTCTCACCCACGGTGTGGGCTGGTTTATGTCGCTCGCTGTTTCCGCTTCGGAACTTTTGCTTGCGCAAAAGACCGAGCTTCCTCGCCTCACGACGGTTTGCTACAGGACATCCCGACACAAGTGCTAATGAATTATCCGGGTTTACCCTGGATTGACAATTATGTAGAGGGCATAGTATAAACAGAGTCAGGCAGTTATTCTGAAGTCTATAAAAGGTATTGTGAATGGACAACGAATTATTCCCCGTTACATCTCTGGAAGAAAATGAGGAAGGCGTGGTGCACCTCCTGTCCGGCGGAAGGGGGCTGACCAGCAGGCTCGCAGGGATGGGGATTATACCCGGGATAAAGATCAGGGTTTTGAGAAACAGCGGGAGACAGATTATCGTTCTTGCATCCGATACAAGAGTTGCTCTTGGCAAAGGGCAGGCCGACAAGATCCTTGTTGAGAAGATAGGCGCGGCCCAGGGTAAGGATGGAGAGAAGAAACCGTCAAAGAGTTTTCTCATCGCCCTGGCCGGTCAGCCCAATGTAGGGAAAACGACTGTTTTTAATCTCCTTACCGGTTTGTCACAGCACGTTGGAAACTGGCCTGGTAAGACCGTCGAGATGAAAGAGGGGTTTTATAACGCCAACGGCATAGAGCTGAGGATGGTCGATCTGCCGGGGACTTATAGTCTCAGCGCATTCTCCGAGGAAGAGAGGGTTGCACGGGATTTTATTATCCATGAACATCCGGATGTCGTTGTCCTTGTCGTCAATGCCTCTGCCCTGGAAAGGAGTTTATATCTGCTCACCGAGATGCTTCTTTTAAAATCACCTGTCATTGTTGCGGTGAATATGATGGATATGGCGGAAGGACAGGGTATGTATGTTGACATCAATGCCCTCGAGGAATCGATGCACTTACCGGTCGTGCAGATGGTTGCCATAAAGAATCAAGGCATTAGGGAGCTTGTTGCCGGGATTATCCAGCTTGCCGAGGGTAAATCGGAATATATGCCGAGGATGCCTGAGGTGTCGCCGGACCACAGGGAGATATTTTTTAAACTGCTCGGTATGATCAAAGAACATGTTCCAATACCTTATAATGATATCTGGATAGCTACCAAGCTCATGGAAGGCGATCCGGAGGTATCCGATGCCGTGAAAGGCATTGTGCCACCCGGGGTATGGAATGAGGTTCAATTGCTGCTCGTTAAGCATGAGGATGCGCTCCGGGCTGTAGTGGGGGGAAGATACGACTGGATAGAGGAGACAACAAGGGCTGCTATTTCGCGTTTTAAACGGGGACAGGTGCTTATAACAGACAGGATAGACCATATCCTTACACGTCCCATTATGGGTATCCCTGTTCTTCTGGGAATACTGGCAGTCATCTTTTTATTAACATTCAAGATAGGTTTTCCTTTACAAAGATTCTTTGAGACAATTACAAGTATATTCGGCAGGTGGATCGATACGAGCCTCATAAACGAACCATGGTGGGTCCGCGGGATACTGGTGAATGGTGTTATTGGAGGCGCCGGGTCGGTGCTGACCTTTACGCCGCTTCTTGTTATATTTT
This genomic interval from Syntrophorhabdaceae bacterium contains the following:
- the feoB gene encoding ferrous iron transport protein B, which gives rise to MDNELFPVTSLEENEEGVVHLLSGGRGLTSRLAGMGIIPGIKIRVLRNSGRQIIVLASDTRVALGKGQADKILVEKIGAAQGKDGEKKPSKSFLIALAGQPNVGKTTVFNLLTGLSQHVGNWPGKTVEMKEGFYNANGIELRMVDLPGTYSLSAFSEEERVARDFIIHEHPDVVVLVVNASALERSLYLLTEMLLLKSPVIVAVNMMDMAEGQGMYVDINALEESMHLPVVQMVAIKNQGIRELVAGIIQLAEGKSEYMPRMPEVSPDHREIFFKLLGMIKEHVPIPYNDIWIATKLMEGDPEVSDAVKGIVPPGVWNEVQLLLVKHEDALRAVVGGRYDWIEETTRAAISRFKRGQVLITDRIDHILTRPIMGIPVLLGILAVIFLLTFKIGFPLQRFFETITSIFGRWIDTSLINEPWWVRGILVNGVIGGAGSVLTFTPLLVIFFFSMAFLENIGYMARAAFVMDRFMHIIGLHGKSFLPMCLGFGCNVPAVMGTRIVESKKARLLTIFLIPFIPCTGRLAVLTFITAAVFAEKALVVSWFLVTLNIVLLGLAGMIISRVFYKNELVPFIMELPLYHKPDFKTILFVVWSRTITFVKKAGTVILIFSVILWIMSNVPGGAIEKSLLAWVGRLFEPIGTPLGLDWKMLVALLSTIVAKENAVATLGVLYNVGERGLMNVLPTVVSHPSAIAFLFILMIFIPCAPTITVMRQEMGNWKWFFASVIFMVILSYTGGMLIYHLAKSSGM
- a CDS encoding flavodoxin family protein, translated to MKVVAFNGSPRVDGNTDILLGETLGAIQGSGNTILSFRLNDMNIRPCQNCGACEQTGLCVIEDDMKEIYTAIREAERIVVASPIFFSGLSAQTKIMIDRCQALWCEKYLLKKAIPEGRNGRKGLLILVGGTKKDIGIQCGDATAKAFFRSVSIPVHETVSFLGVDRKGAVLDHPTALLDVYRAGQRLVAP